Part of the Streptomyces antimycoticus genome, TGAATCTCGACCGCGACCGAGGGCGTCCCAACCATGACACCGAGAAGTCAGCGTACAGAAGGAGGGGGCGGCGCTGAAGGCCCGGGGGGCGATCACGACGCGCACGCCCCGCCGCACGCCCCAGCGCTCCAACGCGCCCGCCTCCGCCTCCAGGACATGGCGGGAACGCAGCCTGGGGCGCCCGAGCCGGCCGGGGCGCAGGGTGTGGACGTCCACGACGGTGAGCCGCCGGTCCAGATACGCGACGTCGATGGCGAACCGCATCCGGAAGGTGTGCACCCCGCTCGCCGGGGTGAGGAGGAGTGCGCCGGTCAGGCCGTCCCGCCCGAGCAGACCGCGGGCGCGGGCGCGGTAGGAGGCGGCGATGGTGAGCGGAATGCCCGCCGCGCGCCCCGCGCTCAAGCCCTCCGCGCGCCCCGCGCTGCCCTTCGCGCCCTCCCGGTCCTCCTCTGCGCCGTCCGCTCCGTCCGCGCCGCCGACCACGTGCAGCGTCCCCGTACCGTCCCGCCAGCGGCCCACCATCCGGCCCCCTTCGGCCCTTCCCGCGCCGTCCGCCCTTCCCGCGCAGTGTTCCACCGGCCGGGCGCTTCCGTAGGCTCGGCCCGTGCAACCGCTGCTGATCGTGCTCGCCGCCGCGTACGGCGCGGCCGCCGGGCTGCTCGTACCGCGCCCGCTCTACCGGCTGGCCGTCGATCCGGAGGAGCCCTGGCGCGGCGCCTGTCCGCGCGGGCACGCGCTCACCGGCCCGGCGCGCGGCTGGCTGGGCCCCGCCCGCTGCGCCGGCTGCCGGGGCGGCGAGCGCGACTACGGGGCGGGTCCGGTGCCCGCGGTGCTCACCGCACTGGTGTGCGCGGGCCTGGCGGCGGCCGTCGGCGCGCGCCCGGAGCTGGCGGTGTGGCTGCTGCTGGTGCCGCTGGGGGTGCTGCTCACCGGCGTGGACCTGGCGGTCAACCGGCTGCCGGACGTCCTCACGCTGCCCATGGCGGGCGGGGCCGCGGTGCTGCTGGGCGCGGCGGCGCTGCTGCCGCACAGCGCCGGGTCCTGGCCGCGGGCGCTGCTGGGCGGCGCGGTGCTGGGCGGGGCGTATCTGGTGCTGTTCCTGATCAGCCCGAGCGGGATGGGGTTCGGCGACGTCAAGCTGGCGCTGACGCTGGGGGTCGCCCTGGGCTGGTACGGCTGGGACGTGCTCTTCGTGGGCGCCTTCGCCGGGCTGCTGCTGGGCTCCTGCTGTGCCGTGGCCCTGGTGCTGACCCGCCGGGCCGGGCGCCGGACCGCGATGGCGTTCGGTCCTTTCATGATCCTCGGGGCGGGCGCGGGGCTGGTTCTGGGGGCGCTCGGAGCCGGATGACACCGGCGCGCGAATTGTCGGCCCCGCCGATGCATGGACATCCCCTCACGAAGCGTTATGGTGGAAGCCCCCCTCGGGCCGGTCCGTACTCCCCCCCACGGACCGGCCCGCTCTATTTCGGGCATCCGAGACCCCGGGGGCGGCACGTATCTCGCACGGTCGGCTACGAAGCGTGACGCAGTGCGGTCTTTTGGCCGTCCCGGTTAGCCAGCCCCTTCGCCCGGCAGTAGGGTGTCGGCCTTGGGGCGGACCGCCATGGCGAGGCACTGAGGGGCTGGAAGACGTGAAGTTGCGCGACCTGGTGTACGGGCTCTACGCACGCCGGGTGGAAGGCCGCCTCGATCACGCCCAGGTGCCCAAGCACATCGGCGTCATCCTCGACGGCAACCGCCGTTGGGCCCGCGCGGCCGGCGGCACCGCCGAGCAGGGCCACAAGGCAGGCGCCAGCAAGATCCAGGAGCTGCTCGGCTGGTGCAGCGAGACGGACGTCGAGGTCGTCACCCTCTGGCTGCTCTCCACCGACAACCTGGACCGCCCCGAGGACGAGCTGGGCCCGCTCCTGAGCATCATCGAGGGCGCGGTGCGCGATCTGGCCACCGACGGCCGCTGGCGGGTGCACCACGTCGGCAACCGCGATCTGCTGCCCTCCCGGACCCAGACGGTCCTCAAGGAGGCCGAGCGGGACACCGAGCATATCGACGGAATACTGGTCAACGTGGCCGTCGGCTACGGCGGACGGCAGGAGATCGCCGACGCGGTGCGGTCGCTGCTGCTGGACCACGCCACCAAGGGCACCTCCTTCGAGGAGCTCGCCGAGGTCGTCGACATCGACCTCATCTCCGAACACTTGTACACCCGTGGGCAGCCCGATCCCGACCTGGTCATCCGAACCAGCGGTGAGCAGCGGCTCTCCGGCTTCATGCTGTGGCAGAGCGCCCATTCGGAGTACTACTTCTGTGAAGTTTTCTGGCCCGCTTTCCGCAAGGTCGACTTCCTCCGCGCACTGCGCGACTACGCCGCCCGTCATCGCAGGTACGGCAACTAGTTCCGGTCTGTAGCACCGCAGTTCACCGGCCCGGGGCCGGACGCCGATCGGCGTCCGGCCCCGGGCCGTGTAGCACGCTGGTTTCACAACGTTCATATCCGCGCCGTCATATGC contains:
- a CDS encoding DUF192 domain-containing protein encodes the protein MVGRWRDGTGTLHVVGGADGADGAEEDREGAKGSAGRAEGLSAGRAAGIPLTIAASYRARARGLLGRDGLTGALLLTPASGVHTFRMRFAIDVAYLDRRLTVVDVHTLRPGRLGRPRLRSRHVLEAEAGALERWGVRRGVRVVIAPRAFSAAPSFCTLTSRCHGWDALGRGRDSSR
- a CDS encoding prepilin peptidase, whose protein sequence is MQPLLIVLAAAYGAAAGLLVPRPLYRLAVDPEEPWRGACPRGHALTGPARGWLGPARCAGCRGGERDYGAGPVPAVLTALVCAGLAAAVGARPELAVWLLLVPLGVLLTGVDLAVNRLPDVLTLPMAGGAAVLLGAAALLPHSAGSWPRALLGGAVLGGAYLVLFLISPSGMGFGDVKLALTLGVALGWYGWDVLFVGAFAGLLLGSCCAVALVLTRRAGRRTAMAFGPFMILGAGAGLVLGALGAG
- a CDS encoding isoprenyl transferase codes for the protein MKLRDLVYGLYARRVEGRLDHAQVPKHIGVILDGNRRWARAAGGTAEQGHKAGASKIQELLGWCSETDVEVVTLWLLSTDNLDRPEDELGPLLSIIEGAVRDLATDGRWRVHHVGNRDLLPSRTQTVLKEAERDTEHIDGILVNVAVGYGGRQEIADAVRSLLLDHATKGTSFEELAEVVDIDLISEHLYTRGQPDPDLVIRTSGEQRLSGFMLWQSAHSEYYFCEVFWPAFRKVDFLRALRDYAARHRRYGN